The genomic window CCTCGATCCACTTCTGCCCCCGGGAGATCTGCCAGAGGTTGGTGATGATGAGATCTCCGTATTCCTTGTACCGTTCCGCATCCCGGATGCGTTCCCGCCGGGAGGTGAGTTCCGTGAGGGTGGCTCGAAGGGTGGTGATCCTTCGTTCGAGGAGGCGGGCAAGGTCCACCCTCAGTTTCTCCACCCGGGCTCCCCGGTCCGTCTCCAGGTAGGAGGCTTCCATGCGTGAAAACCATTCCTCGGAGGAGGATGTCTCATCGAGAAAGCGGACCGAGAAGCGGGGGTCCTCGTCCTCGTAGGTGCGCATGAGCTGTGGCCAGGGGTCGAAGCGCTCCCCCGAGACTTCGCCTCTGCGCGGCCTGCGGAACATGCAGTCGAGGATGGTCATCTCCTGATCCGTCACGATGATGTTGGGAGCCGTGGCCCAGAGCCGGATCCAGACGAGGGTGGTGGTGCCTTCGCGGGCCACCGCGATCCGGATGAGGCGCTCCCTTCCTACCTGGTAGGCACCGGTGATCTTTCCCCCGCGGATGTGTGCCCGCAGGAATTGGGTGAACCGCTGGGGATGAGGGAGCCGGGGGAGTTTTGTGGTGAGTGGAAAGAATGCCACGCCCGACTGGTCCATGCGGAAGAGGAGGGTGAAGGGCCGGCCCGGTAGGTAGAGCTTGAGTCCCAGGTGCATGAAATCGGGTTGGAAGATGTCCTGAACGAGGGCCCCTCGGAGTGAGAGGGCCTTGAGCGCGTAGTCCACCTCTTTCCAGTTGAAGGACATGAAGAAAGTGTAAGGGTATCCAAGGGGAGCGGGCAAGGGGGATGTTGACAGTATATAATTTTTTTAATATTAATTGATCCGAATAATACGTGAAATCCCGAATCCCATACACTCGCAGGAGGACTCATGGCGATCAAGGTCGTACCGCACAGGTGTCCGCAGAACCACCAGTGCCCGGCGGTGAGGATGTGCCCACGAGGGGCGCTCGTGCAGCGGGGATACCGTGCACCCCAGGTGGATCCCTCACGGTGCACGGGGTGTGGACTATGCGTGCGGTTCTGTGGGTTCGGCGCGATACAGCCTGCGTGAACCCATGTGGATGAGGCACCCCGCCGCAGAGAATCTGCGGCGGGGTCTCATGAGGCGGCCCATCGGGAGAGGATCGTGAGGATCTCGCCAGCCAGGTAGAACGAACCTGTCACCAGGATGGGCCTCCGCCCCTCCGCCCTCCTCAGCGCCTCCCCCAGGGCCGCCTCCTCCTCCGGCACCACCACCGCCCGCACCACCCCCTCCGCCACCCTCCCCACCTCCTCCGGCCTGCTCTCCCTGAACCTCCCCGCCCTCGTGACCACCACCTCCCTGCACAGCCGCCCCAGTTCCCCCAGCATCCCCCGCGCATCCTTCCCCGCCACGCACCCGAACACCCCCACCACCTCCCCCCACCCGTACCTCCGCCCCAGCGCCTCCACCACCGCCCGCACCGAGTCGCGCGTGTGCGACCCGTCCACCCACAGCTCCGGGCCCTCTGCCACCGGCTGGAGCCTCCCCGGGAGGACCGCCCCGGCGAGCCCCTGCTCCAGCGCCCCCACCTTCCCCTCCGGCACACACA from Spirochaeta thermophila DSM 6192 includes these protein-coding regions:
- a CDS encoding NFACT RNA binding domain-containing protein, yielding MSFNWKEVDYALKALSLRGALVQDIFQPDFMHLGLKLYLPGRPFTLLFRMDQSGVAFFPLTTKLPRLPHPQRFTQFLRAHIRGGKITGAYQVGRERLIRIAVAREGTTTLVWIRLWATAPNIIVTDQEMTILDCMFRRPRRGEVSGERFDPWPQLMRTYEDEDPRFSVRFLDETSSSEEWFSRMEASYLETDRGARVEKLRVDLARLLERRITTLRATLTELTSRRERIRDAERYKEYGDLIITNLWQISRGQKWIEVEDYFRGGTVRIPLDPALGPQENAERYYREHRRLLQQEQNLAARMEEVSRDLTHHERLLEQIPSMGEEALEALSRTFQKEARVREKDTEVPGLHVLSQGFLIIVGRNAKESDEVLRHHARGNDLWLHVRDWPGGHVIIRSQKGKEIPHPVILDAAQLAIHFSKAKHEEVVDLYCTHVKYLRRAKHGTLGTVIPTREKNITVRRDPARISSLLQREEAQEEPPST
- a CDS encoding 4Fe-4S binding protein; the protein is MAIKVVPHRCPQNHQCPAVRMCPRGALVQRGYRAPQVDPSRCTGCGLCVRFCGFGAIQPA